DNA sequence from the Streptomyces canus genome:
ATTGCCGATCCCCACCAGGTTCGCGCTGTTGCCGCTGAGGTTCACGGGCAGGTCAATGGGAAGCTGGACGTTGTTGCCGGAGACGACGCCCGGCGAGTCGTGGGCGCTGCCGTGGGCCGCGGCCCCGTCCGGCGCCCCGGACGCTTTGCCGCCCCCGGCTTTGCCGCCCTCGTTGGCGCAGCGGTTGCCCATGGCGGGGTTGAGGAGCCCGACCACGTTCAGGGTGTTCCCGCACACGTTCACCGGGACGTCCACGGGCAACTGGATGTTGTTGCCGGAGAGCACCCCGGGCGAGCCCTCTGCGGAGCCGTCAGCGGTGGAGTCGGCCTGCGCCGGCCCCGCGACTGCCATCGCACCAGAAGCGACGGCGACGGCGATCACACTGTTTCGGATAGCCCGTTTCATGGGTCCCTGCCCTTCAGACGTGTCGCGGGCACTCACCCGCACTTGGTGAAACATGCGTGAAACCATGGAAGTAATGGTTTTTCAGTCTTTTGCCCGGAACGGGGTTGTGTGCGTACACCAGTTGGGACCCGTTCGCGCGGCAGGCCGCTCCACAGAAAGACCCTCGCCCCGCACCGTGAGCGTCTCGGCGCAGGGGAGGGTCAAGGCCGCCTGTGGGGCGGTGAAGTCGCTCAGAACGCCTGGTTGTCGCAGCCCATGTCCGAACCGAGGTGGTTCTGCTGCGCACCGGGGTTGCCCTCGCCGTTCAGCACGTTGCCTGCCAGGCCGGTGAGGGCGCCGACGCTGCCGAGCACCTCGATGTTCATGTCGTGCGAGCGGCATTCGATGCCCTGCGTGATGTCGAAGTCGTTGCCGGGGTCACCGTGTGCCATCGCGGTGCCGGCGCCGAGGGAGCCGACACTGCTGAGGATGGCGCCCACGAGGACTGCCTTGTGGAACGTGCGCATGGGGTACTCCATTTCGAGCGGATGGGGTCTGCAACAGATCGAGCTGGGATGCGGTGGACGAGGCTCGGGCGGCCGTCAGCCGAGTCGGGGAAGCCCCAGCTGGCCGACGGGAGGCGCCGCGAGCTGTCCGAGGCCGACCGGAGCCAGCTGCGGTGCGCTCGCCGGCGCGAGCTGCGGGTTGAGGAGCGGGTTCACCTGCGGGTTGACCTGTGGGTTCACCTGAGGGGTGACGGTCGTCGGCGGCTCCGGCGCGAAGGTCTGGGGGACGGCCAACTGGGGGGCGACCTGTGGCATGACCTGCGGCATGACCTGGGGCTGTGCGGGTGCGGGTGCGGGTGCGGGTGCCGGTGCGGCGGGTGCCGACTGCGCGGGTGCCGCCTGCTGCGCGTACGGCGAGGCGGAGGCCTGGGCCGATCCCTGCGACGAGGCGGCGGCGTAGCTGGTGTGCTGAGGTGCCTGCTGGTAGACGGGCGCCGGGGCGGCCTGCGGTGCCGGCTGGTAGACGGGTGCCGGGGCGGGCGCGGCCTGGGGAGCCGGCTGGTACACGGGTGCGGGTGCGGGCGCGGCCTGCGGTGCCGACTGGTACACGGGCGCCGGGGCGGCTTGAGGTGCCGACTGATAGGCGGGTGCGGGCGCGGCCTGCGGTGCCGACTGGTAGGCGGGCGCCGGGGCGGCCTGCGGAGCCGCGTTGTCGGGAGCCGGCGCCGGCGGGGGAGTGATGGGAGAGTCGGCATGGCTGATGCCGGTGCCCATGGCGGACAGACCGCTGGCCGCTGCTACGAGGAGCACGGCCTTGTGAAGCTTGCGCATGAAACTCTCGGCCCTTCATACCTGAATAGGGAAGTCCATTGCATTGAGTGCGGTCACACGTGCAATCGGTGCACCGCTCCCAACTGCACGACGAGCAGCGGTGATCCCGAGTGGCACGCGGACTTCGCATCCAAAGCCGGCAGCGA
Encoded proteins:
- a CDS encoding chaplin; amino-acid sequence: MAVAGPAQADSTADGSAEGSPGVLSGNNIQLPVDVPVNVCGNTLNVVGLLNPAMGNRCANEGGKAGGGKASGAPDGAAAHGSAHDSPGVVSGNNVQLPIDLPVNLSGNSANLVGIGNPAFGNESVNGPVDRPNESEDRSVPSTPVHHQPSHPSKAHYAPEGSPAVAQQEAAAALAETGAGSLWVPSVASLALLTAGAVLYRRSRPSAGALQG